The DNA region TGGGCGGAGATCTGTCCCAAAAGACTCAGGTCGCCAATAATGTCCAACACCTTGTGGCGCACGATTTCATCCCGGAACCGCAGTTCATTCAAGTACCGGTCTTCGCCCACCACCACCGCTACGTCAAGGTTACCTCCCAGGGCAAGCTCCGCCTCGCGCATCCGGGAGATCTCCTGGATGAACCCCACGGTCCGCGCCGGGGCAATTTCCGAGGCAAAGGTATCCTTGTCCAAGGTGTACTCAATAAACTGATTACCCACCACGGGGTGATCGGATACAAAGGAATAGCTGATCTTCAGCTCCGGATGGGGCAAGGCCACCAGATGGGCGTCCCCCTGGGAAACCCAACAGGGTTGCTCCAACAGGTATCTCCGACCGGGTTCATTATAAACGATCGTGCCCGCCGATTCAATTAACTGGCAGAAGCAGGCTGCCGACCCGTCGGCGATGGGGATCTCCGGACCAATAACCTCCACTTGCGCATTATGGATGCCAGACCCGTGGAGGGCCGCCAAAATGTGCTCCACAGTCTTCACTTTGACCTCCCCGTTACCGATGGTGGTACAGCGATTGGTCTCCGTTACATTCTCCACGGTCATAGGGATGCAGGGTTTCCCGGGCAAATCCAGCCGACATAATATATATCCGGTATTTGGTTCTGCTGGTTTAATCTTCACCGTTGTGGATTGGCCAGTGTGAATCCCTATGCCCGTATAGGTAACTTCTCTGCCAATCGTCGTCTGTAGGGAGGACATCAATATTGTCGCCTTTCTATTCCAACTCTATCAGTTCAACAACACATTTGATCATAGTACCTGACCAACGATTTCATATAAGCAATTTCGCCACTACCCAACTAATTCCTGCTTATCATTTAGGAAACCAGCAAACCCTTGTATTTCCGGCCAATTTCCGACTGGGGGTTTTCAAAAATCTGTTCCGGAGTGCCGATTTCCACCACCCGTCCACGGTCCATCAGGACGATACGATCCGCCACCCGGCGGGCAAAGGATACCTCATGGGTCACGATGATCATGGTGGTCTTGCTGGTGGCAATCAGTTCTTCCATCACATCTAAGACTTCCCTTACCAAGATGGGATCCAATGAAGCGGTGGGTTCATCCCAGAGCATCAGCTCCGGCTCCAAAACCAAAGCCCGGGCGATCCCTACCCGCTGCTGTTGTCCACCACTGAGTTCCGCTGGCTTTTGCTGCCAATACTCGTCCATCCCCACCCTACTTAAGGCATGCATCGCCCGATCCCGGGCAACCTTGGGATCCACACCGTCCATGATTAACCCGAACATGACATTTTCCAACACATTAAGACGGCCAATCAGGTTGAAGCCTTGGAACACGTAGCCAATGCGTTTTCGTAGGGTCAAAAGCTCCCTACGGTTCATGTCCAGCACCGATTGATCCTGAAGCAGGATGCGACCGTGATCCGGCTCCACCAATCGGTTAATGCACCGCACCGAGGTGGACTTGCCGCAACCACTAGGGCCCATAATAACCACCGTCTCCCCTTCCTCCACATCCAGCATGAAACCATTAAGCGCGGTGACCTTCCCGTAACGCTTAATCAAGTCGATCATCCGTAAAAACATGACACCATCCCCCTCCCTTCAGCATTGCTGACGGCGTCTGTTCAGAGTTTGCACAATCCCCGGCCGACCCGCGGGAATAACCACTTCCCGCATAATCTGGGCATAGGTCAGACCCAGGGCCTCCGCCGCCAGGAGTTCTTCCTGGTTCACAGGACTGATCCGCTCCGCAAGCAGTGCAATGGTGGTACCGAGCAGGGCACCAATCCCCAGCACCCAATAGGCGTTGAGGTAAGGTACATTTCCACCGCTGAGCCAGTAGATGGCACTCAGTAGGCAAGCACCCAATAATGCCCCAAAAACCACCACGGGGAACATGGTCTTGATCCTGCGATGTTTCCCTTGACAAGTGTTAAGCAAAAGCCGCCGGCTGGCACTAAGCAAAGTGGCATGGTCCAAGAGAAAGACCAGAGCCACAAAGACGATACTGAGTAGCCCGGCAATGATCCCCCGCACTTCACTGAGCACATTGAAAAGCACCGAAAGGGCACTGGGCATGATGACCCCCACCGGTAAAGAATAAAGATCGATGTGCTCAAAGCCCTCAACTTCCGCCAAGGCTTGCTCCAACACAGACAGGGCAATGTCCCCATCTAGTAAGAACTCGATCTTACTACCGGGGATCACCTCGCCGCCCAGGTACTGATCGATTAACTCCACCGATTGCCCGATGTCTTCATCGGACAACTGGGGCAAGCTGTCCTTCACAAATTGGATCTGCTCCACAATCTGTTCCAGATCGATGGTAGAAATGGCATCGATCCGGGTGGAGATGCTCTCCAGAGTATCCTGCAGGGCTGCCACATCCAGGTCCTTGAAGGAGCCCACCGGGTCATCACCAGCCCCCAGGGCATCCTTAAAGAGGTTGTTTAACAGTAAAGTCAAAAGCAGTTCTGTACCCTGGGGTGCACCGCTAGGACTCTGGCTCAACTGGGCAAGCTGTTGCTGCAGCTGACCCAACTCCACCAAGGCCCGCTGGAAGGTCTCCAAGGTCTGCTCCGCGTTGGTCACCGCGGCATCCGCGTCCTTAGCCAAACCCTCCAGTTCCTGCAGCAGTTCCACACTGTTGTCTATGGTTTGGGCCAGACGGTACCTTTCGTTGCTGATGGTCACCGTCCCCACCTGTTCACCCACTTGGTCCTTGCCCGAAAGACGGTGGATCGGTCTGTTTTCTAAGGAAGTATCCAGGGTGGAAGCATCGCCAGACACGATAAGCCCGGTGGCGGTCCTTTCCCCCACTTGAAGGACCTCAATCACCAAATCCCCGGCCTTGGCGTCGGTGACGACAAGCCGCTCCCCTGGTCGCACTGCAACAGACTCCGACAGGCTAATATCCACCTTTGAAGCATAGGTCAACAGAAAGCCCTTCATCTCATGCAACACCTTACGAAAGGCCTGGACACTTTGTTCGTCTTCTCCGGAGGAAATATTCTTGAGGACCTCAGGCCGCAACTTGGTGGCAATCTGCCTTTCAAGCTCTGCGGACAAAGAAGCAATGTCCTGGGGATCCGTATCCAAGGGTAAGCGGAACTCCACCAATTGATAGGACTCTAGCATCTTGTTGATCTCCGCCCGCAGACGGCCACTGGTGTCGGCTGCCTCCAAAAGAACGTAGATATCGGAGCCTCTGTTGAAGACACAGCGTACATTGTCTAGGGAATTAATCCGGCCAATGAGTTCCTGCCGAACCCCCTGCTGCACCCCGCTGATTACGATGGAGGGCTCCGCGACAATGCTTACCCCGGAGAAACCAGAGACCCCGGAAAAATATGATGATAAATTCTGAAAACTCTCTGCGGTATAAAGGGCGTCGGGCAGACGGAGGAAGAGGTTCATCTTGCCCGCGATGGTGATCCCTTCCTTCCACTGGGCGCCGGGCAGACTATCCCGCAGAATCCGTTCAAATTCGGGAATTGCCGCCTCCTTGGCTTCCTGCCGGATATGTATCACGGCATCGTACTGTCCCATCTCACCCACCAAGTTGGCAGCGGTATCGCCAAAGTAGGTATCCACAGCCCATGCTCCCCCAAAAGCAAGCAAAGATCCCACGAGCACGGTAACAATGAAAATAGTGATTAGATCTTTGGCAAAACCATCAGAAAGTATGGTGAGCATATGGCTCCCTCCCCAGGGTGTGGCTAATACAGCTGCTAATACTTCTCATTTAGCATTTGCATTATACCATAGCCCGGGAGGGAGCAGGACATGTAAATAGGACTACATCTGCCTTAAAGTGTCAAATCCAAACGGCCGGGGCCAGTACCCACCACGGTCTCATTATCCAGATCGATGGTGAAACTGTTGCCCCACCAGGTACCCTGTTCGGTAATCAACCGCGCATTGCCGCTGAGGGTAACCACACCTTCTTCTTCCAAGTAGGTGACCCGGTCAGCCCGTCCTTCTTGATCTTGGTTGTAGAAGAACACATCATCCTGGGCCACGATCCTGTCCTCGGCCGCGAAGTACTCCAGGTAACCGGCCTTCAGCTCCACCCGGATCTCGCCACTGTCCGCCTTCCGTTGCACCAGGTGCACATTACCGGTGATTATGTACCGCTCCTCGTCAAAGAGGGCTTCCACTTGCTCCGCAGTAATGGTGTTTTCCCCTTGAATCACCTGCACGGCACCGGTAATGATAGCCCGCCGTTCCTTGCCATAGTATTCCACCCTGGTGGCGTTAATCTCTACATCATCCAGGGTAATGCGCACATAGCCCGCCGAAGGAGCAATGAACCAGATGTCTTCCTTAAGATCACCGGTTACCGAAGGATCATCCTCCGGTGCATCAATGACTTCAATGGTTACCCGCTTCCCCTCGTCGGCCTGGGCATAGCCAGCGCAGAACGCAATCAGCAACAATACCACTAGAATTCTACTTACAGTCCTCCCCATCATTACCCCCCCAAGTTCTAGGCGTCTAGTTGCTCCTTCCGATCTAGCTCCAGCTCCAGACGCACATTACCAAATAATTCTACTGCCTTCCCCTCGGAGTCATAGACCACGTGATCAGCTGTAATCCGCTGTTTCTCTCCTTGGGTGATTTCCACTTGTCCACTAATGGACATCTGTTTCTTGGCCAGATCCCCCTCCATCCTCTCTGCATGTAATTCCTTTTCCCCAATGTAGGCCACCACGGGCCCCGTGGAGACAAAGGTCTCCTGCCTGGAGTTATATCTGAGCCCCTCGATCAAGAAACGCTCCTCATCAGTGGTAATCTCCACCTCACCCAACAGGTGGAAATCGTCAGTATTGCGATTCCAGATCCCTTCCCGACCGGTGAAGTACAAATAGGGCTCTCCTTCACGAAAGATTATACCGGAACCAATTTCCTTGATCACCGCCTCGCTTTGCCCCTCGCCCACCTGAAGGAGGGAAGCGTCCATCTCCCATTGCTTGACACCACCCCGTCGGCCAATCAACAGCACGTCCTTGAAATACATGCCGGGATCCGCGGGAAATTCACGGGAGGGC from Bacillota bacterium includes:
- the lpxC gene encoding UDP-3-O-[3-hydroxymyristoyl] N-acetylglucosamine deacetylase, producing MSSLQTTIGREVTYTGIGIHTGQSTTVKIKPAEPNTGYILCRLDLPGKPCIPMTVENVTETNRCTTIGNGEVKVKTVEHILAALHGSGIHNAQVEVIGPEIPIADGSAACFCQLIESAGTIVYNEPGRRYLLEQPCWVSQGDAHLVALPHPELKISYSFVSDHPVVGNQFIEYTLDKDTFASEIAPARTVGFIQEISRMREAELALGGNLDVAVVVGEDRYLNELRFRDEIVRHKVLDIIGDLSLLGQISAHIIAIKSGHRMNNALARKMRKYLRLAED
- a CDS encoding amino acid ABC transporter ATP-binding protein; this translates as MFLRMIDLIKRYGKVTALNGFMLDVEEGETVVIMGPSGCGKSTSVRCINRLVEPDHGRILLQDQSVLDMNRRELLTLRKRIGYVFQGFNLIGRLNVLENVMFGLIMDGVDPKVARDRAMHALSRVGMDEYWQQKPAELSGGQQQRVGIARALVLEPELMLWDEPTASLDPILVREVLDVMEELIATSKTTMIIVTHEVSFARRVADRIVLMDRGRVVEIGTPEQIFENPQSEIGRKYKGLLVS
- a CDS encoding LPS export ABC transporter periplasmic protein LptC, whose protein sequence is MLLIAFCAGYAQADEGKRVTIEVIDAPEDDPSVTGDLKEDIWFIAPSAGYVRITLDDVEINATRVEYYGKERRAIITGAVQVIQGENTITAEQVEALFDEERYIITGNVHLVQRKADSGEIRVELKAGYLEYFAAEDRIVAQDDVFFYNQDQEGRADRVTYLEEEGVVTLSGNARLITEQGTWWGNSFTIDLDNETVVGTGPGRLDLTL
- the lptC gene encoding LPS export ABC transporter periplasmic protein LptC, with amino-acid sequence MRKGIGLLLLGLCLVVGLVYFFQRGAEQDASSPEPPSREFPADPGMYFKDVLLIGRRGGVKQWEMDASLLQVGEGQSEAVIKEIGSGIIFREGEPYLYFTGREGIWNRNTDDFHLLGEVEITTDEERFLIEGLRYNSRQETFVSTGPVVAYIGEKELHAERMEGDLAKKQMSISGQVEITQGEKQRITADHVVYDSEGKAVELFGNVRLELELDRKEQLDA